One Callospermophilus lateralis isolate mCalLat2 chromosome 6, mCalLat2.hap1, whole genome shotgun sequence genomic region harbors:
- the Cyp21a2 gene encoding steroid 21-hydroxylase: MLFLGLLLLLTLLAGSRLLWGQRKLRGFHLPPRAPGFLHFLQPNLPIYLLSLTRKLGPIYRLRLGLQDVVVLNSTRAIEEAMVRKWADFAGRPRVPSYKLVSHNYPDLSLGDYSLLWKAQKKLARSALLLGVRESLESLLKQLTQEFCEHLRVQASAPLAIQKEFSFFACNIICCLTFGKKDDALGHAIYNCVQDVMKAWNHWSIQILDLVPFLKFFPNPGVWKLKKIMEKRDKIVEQQLRQHKESLVTGQWRDMIDYMLQELGRPREDSGSGQLLEGHVHMAVVDLFIGGTETTATTLSWAVAFLLHHPEVQHRLQKELDLQLGPGASSSQVLYKDRMRLPLLNATISEVLRLRPVVPLALPHRTIRPSSILGYDIPEDTVIIPNLQGANLDEMVWERPQEFWPDRFLKPGKNPKVTSFGCGARVCLGEPLARVELFMVLAHLLQAFTLLPEGALPSLQPQPYSGVNLLMQPFQVRLQPRDLGAPGHDQCQ, translated from the exons ATGCTGTTTTTGGGGCTGTTGTTGCTGCTGACACTATTGGCTGGCAGCCGCCTGCTGTGGGGCCAGAGGAAACTCAGGGGCTTCCACCTCCCTCCTCGTGCCCCAGGCTTCCTGCACTTTCTGCAACCCAACCTCCCCATCTATCTGCTCAGCCTCACTCGGAAACTTGGGCCCATCTACAGGCTCCGCTTGGGGCTTCAGG ATGTCGTGGTGCTGAACTCCACCAGGGCCATCGAGGAAGCCATGGTCAGAAAGTGGGCAGACTTCGCTGGCAGACCCCGGGTACCATCCT ACAAGCTGGTGTCTCACAACTATCCAGACCTGTCACTAGGGGACTACTCCCTGCTCTGGAAGGCCCAAAAGAAACTTGCCCGCTCAGCCCTGCTACTGGGTGTCCGTGAATCCTTGGAGTCCCTGCTGAAGCAGCTGACTCAGGAGTTCTGTGAG CACCTCAGAGTCCAGGCCAGTGCCCCCCTGGCCATCCAGaaggaattttctttctttgcctgTAACATCATCTGCTGCCTCACTTTTGGAAAAAAG GATGACGCCCTGGGACATGCCATTTATAATTGTGTTCAGGATGTCATGAAAGCTTGGAACCACTGGTCCATCCAAATTTTGGACTTGGTTCCCTTCCTCAAG TTCTTCCCCAACCCAGGGGTCTGGAAGCTGAAGAAGATCATGGAAAAAAGGGACAAAATTGTAGAGCAGCAGCTGAGGCAGCACAAG GAGAGTTTGGTGACAGGCCAGTGGAGAGACATGATAGACTACATGCTCCAAGAGCTGGGGCGGCCGAGAGAGGACAGTGGTTCTGGACAGCTCCTTGAAGGGCACGTGCACATGGCCGTGGTGGACCTTTTCATCGGTGGCACTGAGACCACAGCGACCACCCTCTCCTGGGCTGTGGCTTTCTTGCTTCACCACCCTGAG GTTCAGCATCGACTGCAGAAGGAGCTGGACCTCCAACTGGGGCCCGGGGCTTCAAGCTCCCAGGTCTTATATAAGGACCGAATGCGACTGCCCTTGCTCAATGCCACCATCTCAGAGGTGTTACGCCTTCGGCCTGTGGTGCCCTTGGCCTTACCCCACCGCACCATTCGGCCCAGCAG CATCCTTGGCTACGACATCCCTGAGGATACAGTCATCATCCCTAACCTCCAAGGTGCCAACCTTGACGAGATGGTCTGGGAGCGGCCACAGGAGTTCTGGCCTG ACCGATTCCTGAAGCCTGGCAAGAACCCTAAAGTGACATCCTTTGGCTGTGGGGCACGTGTGTGCCTAGGAGAACCGCTGGCGCGTGTGGAACTCTTCATGGTGCTGGCCCACCTGCTCCAGGCCTTCACGCTGCTGCCTGAGGGTGCCCTGCCCTCTctgcagccccagccctacaGTGGTGTGAACCTCCTGATGCAGCCCTTCCAGGTGCGGCTGCAGCCCCGGGACCTGGGGGCCCCAGGGCATGACCAGTGCCAGTGA